A stretch of the Ictidomys tridecemlineatus isolate mIctTri1 chromosome 5, mIctTri1.hap1, whole genome shotgun sequence genome encodes the following:
- the Tnfaip8l3 gene encoding tumor necrosis factor alpha-induced protein 8-like protein 3, whose translation MDSDSGEQSEGEPVTAAGSDVFSSKSLAIQAQKKILSKIASKTVVNMLIDDTSSEIFDELYKVTKEHTHNKKEAHKIMKDLIKVAIKIGILYRNNQFNQEEVVIVEKFRKKLNQTAMTMVSFYEVEYTFDKNVLSKLLHECKELVHELVQRHLTPRTHGRINHVFNHFADVEFLSTLYSLDGDCRPNLKRICEGINKLLDEKVL comes from the coding sequence GTTCTGATGTGTTTAGTTCAAAGAGTCTTGCCATTCAAGCCCAGAAGAAGATTCTGAGCAAAATAGCAAGCAAAACTGTGGTCAACATGTTGATTGACGACACCAGCAGTGAGATCTTTGATGAGCTCTACAAAGTCACCAAAGAGCACACCCACAACAAGAAGGAAGCCCACAAGATAATGAAAGACTTAATCAAGGTGGCAATCAAAATTGGGATTCTCTATAGGAACAACCAGTTCAATCAGGAAGAGGTTGTTATTGTAGAGAAGTTCCGGAAGAAGTTGAACCAGACCGCCATGACTATGGTCAGCTTCTATGAGGTAGAATACACTTTTGATAAGAACGTGCTCTCCAAGCTCCTGCATGAGTGCAAGGAACTGGTTCATGAACTGGTGCAACGGCACCTGACGCCCAGGACCCATGGGCGCATCAACCATGTCTTCAACCACTTTGCTGATGTGGAGTTCCTATCCACCCTCTATAGTCTAGATGGAGACTGTAGGCCCAACCTCAAGAGGATTtgtgaaggaatcaataaattaCTAGATGAAAAAGTCCTTTGA